The window AAGCTTCTTGAGCGCGGAATGCACCGCTCTCTCGGTCAACTCGCAGTCCTCGGCGATACTAGACTGTCGTGGGTAACATTCGTTGTTGCTGTTGGCGCGATCACACAACCGAAGCAACACCAGTTTTTGAGTCGACGAAAGGCCCTTCTGCTTCCATCCCCATATGGTCGCAGCCAGGCTCATACTGCTACAACCACAATCCGTTTCAAGAACTCCCTGCGCGATTTCTCTGACGCGGAATTCCATACCGTCATCAAGGTGCGAAGGTCTTCGGGGTCTCCTTCGTGCTGCATAAGGTTTGACGTCGCGCGCTTTGTGGTTCGATTTGAGTCGTGAGAACGATCCGCTTTCGCCTTTCGCAACAAATGTTCGACGAACTCCTCGCGCGCTTCGGGTGGGATTGTCATCAAGCGATCGAGGATGACGCCGCGGTCTAGCTTGGTCCCGCGAACACGTTCCAGCAGTCTGGGTCCAAGAGCTTCGCCGCGGGCCGCCGAACGTTGCGCCGCGCGTTGGGACTTCCCGGTGAGCTGAGCTGCGGACGCAGAAAACGCATCCGTCAGGTTGGCGCTTGCGTTTGGAGAGCCGCGCCCCATGATCTGGTTCGCCGCGCGTGCTCCCCGAGCCTTGGCGGGGCCATGCTTTTGCTCATGCAAGCGTCGGCGCACGCCGAACAGATGAGCCTCCTCCGCAGGTGACAGCGATAGACGGATGAGGTTGCTATCGATTTCAATCAACCCAGCCGTTG is drawn from Nitrobacteraceae bacterium AZCC 2146 and contains these coding sequences:
- a CDS encoding ParB-like chromosome segregation protein Spo0J (product_source=COG1475; cath_funfam=3.90.1530.10; cog=COG1475; pfam=PF02195; smart=SM00470; superfamily=110849) produces the protein MALNLPNPFGSTSALESTPEKSAVLETATQAVDTSGPLKWNIEKVVVPPRLRELHEETVCSLVTSIRQCQLIDPISVRLGEDYAVSGHLTLVAGLHRLEAARRLGWSTVDVRIINADETTAGLIEIDSNLIRLSLSPAEEAHLFGVRRRLHEQKHGPAKARGARAANQIMGRGSPNASANLTDAFSASAAQLTGKSQRAAQRSAARGEALGPRLLERVRGTKLDRGVILDRLMTIPPEAREEFVEHLLRKAKADRSHDSNRTTKRATSNLMQHEGDPEDLRTLMTVWNSASEKSRREFLKRIVVVAV